Proteins from a single region of Platichthys flesus chromosome 16, fPlaFle2.1, whole genome shotgun sequence:
- the LOC133971534 gene encoding septin-9-like isoform X5: protein MTMSEAVMPDAVVSPPMGGLYGEKVGGPVVDFSYVGIDAILEQMRRKAMKQGFELNIMVVGQSGLGKSTLMNTLFKSKVSRKSVLATAQEKIPKTIEIKSISHDIEEKGVRMKLTVIDTPGFGDQINNENCWQPIMKFINDQYEAYLQEEININRKKRIPDSRVHCCIYFIPPTGHCLRPLDVEFMRRLSKVVNIVPVIAKADTLTLEERDFFKKKIREELRANGIDVYPQKEFDEDAEDRMINEKIREMIPFAVVGSDQEYQVNGRRLLGRKTKWGTIEVENIAHCEFAYLRDLLIRTHMQNIKDITSSIHYEMYRVRRLNENNSVAAHANGIPEHHLAAHEM, encoded by the exons ATGACCATGTCTGAGGCGGTGATGCCCGATGCTGTGGTGTCCCCACCGATGGGCGGCCTGTACGGGGAGAAGGTCGGTGGCCCTGTGGTGGACTTCAGTTACGTTGGGATCGACGCCATTCTGGaacagatgaggaggaaggcCATGAAGCAGGGTTTCGAGCTCAACATTATGGTTGTGG gacAGAGTGGCCTGGGAAAGTCTACCCTGATGAACACTCTGTTCAAGTCTAAAGTCAGCCGTAAGTCGGTGCTGGCTACTGCTCAGGAGAAGATCCCCAAAACAATCGAAATTAAGTCCATCAGTCACG acatTGAGGAGAAGGGAGTGAGAATGAAGTTGACGGTCATTGACACTCCAGGCTTTGGCGACCAGATCAACAATGAGAACTG CTGGCAGCCTATCATGAAGTTCATTAACGACCAGTATGAGGCgtacctgcaggaggagatcaaCATCAACAGGAAGAAAAGGATCCCAGACTCCAGAGTTCACTGCTGCATATACTTCATCCCCCCAACCGGACACTG TCTGCGGCCTCTGGATGTAGAATTCATGAGACGTCTCAGTAAAGTGGTCAACATTGTCCCAGTCATTGCCAAGGCAGATACACTCACCCTGGAGGAGAGGGACTTCTTCAAAAAGAAG ATCAGGGAAGAGCTACGAGCCAACGGGATTGACGTGTACCCTCAGAAGGAATTTGACGAGGATGCAGAGGACAGGATGATCAACGAGAAGATCAGG GAGATGATCCCATTTGCTGTGGTGGGCAGTGACCAGGAGTACCAGGTCAATGGCAGGAGGCTGCTGGGGAGGAAAACCAAGTGGGGAACCATCGAAG tTGAGAACATAGCCCACTGTGAGTTTGCCTATTTAAGGGATCTCCTCATCAG gACCCATATGCAGAACATTAAGGACATCACCAGCAGCATCCACTATGAAATGTACCGCGTGAGGCGCCTCAATGAGAACAACTCCGTGGCGGCTCACGCCAACGGAATCCCAGAGCATCATCTCGCCGCCCATGAGATGTAG